The sequence AATggttaaataataaaaaatcgGAACTGCCTGCAGGTAAAACTGTGGAAAGCTGATAATTGTTTGAGTATATTGCAATAAACCtaattcaagaaaaaaaaaggtcattaCTGATCtatttcacattttttatttaaattttgaaaaaatatatttattcgAATTTTTTGATACActttaaatgtaatatttttttattgtttaagtatggacataaatttaatttacctCAATCATTCCTAGAAATTTATTCATACTGAATAAAGTTTACATATCAATTTTATTTCCATACTCTGCactatttaaattaatattattctGCATTGATATTCTGCCGAAATGTTGGATATTCTATGGCAATTTCTGGGAAAACTTGTTTGATTATTCCAACGAAATGTGAAACCCCTTTTGGTAAACTAAACTTTTGCCGCAATTGCTGTGCGTTGCAAGAGGGCCGAAATGTCTGGCCAACAAACTGAATAACAAGATTTCCAGACCCATGACATGTGgcataaacaatttttatcaGGGTTCGAGTTCAATGGGCGCATTGTTTAGGTTGTTTTTCAGCCTGCCTGTCGGCAGAAGGAGCATTTGTCAATATTTTTGGTTTCGAATGGCGTGCATAGACTTTTAATTGAATTCTGTTGTTCTTTCGAGCTTTTCGAGGTGCCCCATTTCGGGTGTGGCgccccacaaaaaaaaaacatagaaaCCTCTCTCATTTGTAATGCAGAAATGGAAAAACCGAAACAGATTGCAATAAGTGATAAAGCTACGCTTGTTTTCTTCGTTTCTTCGCATTTTCTTGTATGGGTGAAAACTAAATTTGATACGTTCCAATTACTAAATTATGCAGTTAGGAGCTCTTTCGATGTGAAAATCATTCAGCTGGAAGACTGCACACGTTCAGAGCATGGAGAAGTGGTAGAAACACGAAGCCCCCAATCGAGATTAAAGAAATCTCCGCTCTACTCTCTTCCAAACAAACAGACAGCGAAATAAAACCAAATAATGGTTAAGGTTGAGTGAATTAGGGGGAGAAGCACATGCACGTTCAGATTGAAgaagcaaattaaaattgaGGTAGGTAAACAGCTATAAAAGAAATTAGGGAAACCTAGGAAAATGTGACTAATTAGAAAATGGAAATTGACAATTGTTATAGAACATTTAATTAacgaaatgtatttttctggGAGGTGGTCCTTCAAAAAGAAGCTCATTGTTGATGATTTCTTTTATTAACAAACCAAATAACTAAGAGAAATCAATTATTTGAAAAtcaatatagaaaataaaaattttaaattttaaaaatgctttGATTAGTAATAGATATTTTCGGGGAATagatcacaaaaaaaaacggtTATAAACCAACCAAGTTATTCAAAAATATCTATACTTTGTTTTTGTAGAAAAAAGATGGTGCAagatttttgaaaattgttaattaAATTAGAATAGCTATTCTTTAGCAATAGGTATTTTCTTGGAGTAGGTTCTCAAAAATTAAACGTCTATTAATGATgctatttttttataaacaaacgaaaatattgtttaaaatCTAAACACACTAAAATTTTATTCCGAAAAACCACCCCAAATTccatttacaatttttaataaataaaaaactaccGCAAAATGTGAATCAACTAATTCTTTATGAAAGATTTGAAAGGAAGTTCGAAAGTAGAAATGATGTAAAACCTAGTCGGCATGTTCGCCATGACCAAGTTCCTGGGTGACCCTCTTCTCGGCTCCGATCTCGGCCAGCAATTGTTGGGTTTCACGGGCCAAGTTGACCAGGTTGCGAAGATCCTGTTCCAGGGTGTCGATCCTCCTGCGCTGCATGTCGGTGACTTTCTTATAGCGGATATTGGCCTCCCCAAGAGTCTCGGCGAGATTACGCCAGTAATCCACATCTTCCGCCTTATTTGCCTTCTTGAGGTTTGAGTTTAGCATCATAACCAATCTGGCCAGAGCTCGAAAAGTGATGCGAGATGATGGCTGCTTGGCCAAAGGAACCTCCTCGGATTTCAGGGACTTGGAGATGATCTCATTGATGACCGAACCGGTGGAGTATTCCGTCTTGGGGGACAGGTCCGGGGAATCCATTCCAGATTTATGCTGCAACTCCTGGTCCTCCTCAGTGATCAAATTGTTGGCCATTGCAAAATGGTAGAGGCTTATCAATTTTGAATATATTCTTTAAAGTCTTACGATCTGTTAAGTTGTGAGAGACTCTGATCAAACCACATAGAGGTCTTATTCAGGGCCTGCCCAGCTCAGCTGGATTTTTAAAAACAGTTTCAATGTTCAAATAAATTCACAGCACAAAAACAGACAAACAAAGTCCTTATAATCCCTGCCGAAAACCCATTAATTTCATCCTCTTGAGCTTTCTGTTGTTATTACTGTTTAATTGAGTCGGGTTTCTGTTGTTTATTATTTCAGCTCTGCTCACAAATCATAAAAATTGCAGAATAAAGACAAGCTCTACCACAACGCCATAAAAATCTTATCGAAATTTCCATATTTTCTCTGTGAccccaaacaaaaaaaacaatcaATGCCAGAGCAAATGGCTCTGAACTCAATTCAAAACAATTCGTTTTTCTGCTTGCCATCTCATCTCTATTTGGCTGGAAACATTGAACTCGAGCGATAAACCCAGAGATGACCAAAAATAACCAAAAACTTGTTGCTCTCGTTTAGTTGATGATAGTTTTTGGCCAAAAGTAAATAACAAGTCCGAGCAAAACTAGAATTTAATGAGCTCCAAGTGGATGATTTGGAGTCTTGACTTTGAACTTTCGGGTGGGCAGCAAAAAGTTTCATCTTTCCCCTGACGTCAGTGGCATAATTTTTCAGTCATTACTCTCCCGAGGATTTCCATAAATAGATACGGTTTGCAATGGGAGTTGGCAGCACCCAAAGGACAAATAAATTTGCAAATGGAGAgaaaagtttgtatttttatCCACCACCATCTAGTGATAAAAATAGCACTGAAAATTGAGTTGGAATTGTGATTAATTTGCGCTGGTTAACCAATATTGTTAAGTGCTAACGGATGGGAACTTGGCCAATCAACGTACGCAGTTTCCACTTTAAACAATGCAACTAATTAAGATGCCATTGATAAGCGAATTAACCTCCATGAATGGGGTCCTGCCACAATGCATTTCCGCTGACCTCTGGCTTTCAGGCTTAGTTCTTGGTGTTTACGCTGCGTATGCGTAATCCGTTTGCCTATGGAAGGGTTTAGGTCACAGTTTGATTTTCCAGCCAGCCCTGAGGTGTTTGCGATATGAAACTGAGACTGCTTTGAATCAGAAATCGCTGTGGGGGGCTTTGAAATCTAATACATATTGCCAGGAGGTGGGTGCAATTGATATCGTATAAACCCAAGTTCTGAGAACACTCACTTACTTTTGAAGGGGAAATCAAATTCTGGTTATAGCATATTGGATCCTTTAACGTTGACATGTATAGAAAGAAAACTAATGGTTAATAGATTAGATTTTAATCACTTTACATGCTTAAAATATAAGATTTTGTTTATCTATATATAttgtaatttaaaatgtatcgTTTGAACCCTAGTTCTCAGAAAATGAACTATTTGTTAAAGGGAAACTTAATTACATTCAAGAAAAATAGACCTGTAAAAATATAAGTATCTCTAAATAATACTTATCATATAAAATCTATAAAGATATCCATCTTGAAAAGGCTTTTAACTGATTTTCTCCCAAAATCCAACTTAATCAATGGACCAAAGAAATATTCAACATCTGCTTCGTCTCCAAATGGAGAGCTTCATGAGGGCTCTTTAACCCCCACTTGGCTGGCTAACTGACCCAACTAAATTGACAAATGAATCATTTCACTCCGCTAAACagtgacccaatttctcaggTCCTGAAAGAGGATTCGGCTACCATGGCCCGAGTCGATTATTAATTGCCCTTTTGCGTTGAATCTATTTGTCAAGAGTTTTGTCGGGAGCCTTTTATCGGGGGCTCTTCTAACTCTGATTTATGTGTGGCAAACGTATTGAAAGCGATTTCTTTTCTACTTTTTCAGCTGACTTTGGCACTTTGTGTTGCACGCTGCGTATGcgtgattttaattttaagtggAAAGCTTTTTTTCTGGCTCTTTTGTGGGTCTTTCAATCGTTTGGCCTGTAACATGTTGCCTTTTAGCAAAAATTGCAAAGGCGTTTTCAACACTAAGCTACCccataatatattttaatgtgccTTTATGCAAAGCGTAATTTGACATGCAAGATTTCACCCGACAGCtcttcaatttaaaatatttcgtGCCTCAGCGTGTTTGCACTTGTAAATTATTTACTTAAAATGTCCTCAAGTAAGGACTCCCATCAATTCTCTTCAGTTTTATTGGGATGAGTGTTATAGGGCTTGGTCTCAAGGTTATTTCGGTGTCTGCTGTGTGACATTGTTGTCCCTGCTTTGTctgtatttttaaaagaacCAAACACATTGTTATTTTTCGGTTTGCTTATCGAAAGTTGTCAGGTCTGGGCTTTGTGATTTACTTAAGGGcgaggttttatgttaaagcCAAAGCTAAACAATAATACCAATTGAGTTTCCATATTTGAAAGACACAGCTTCTTAAATGTCTAACGAACTTAAAGAGGTTTGCTTTTCGTTAATTACTAATGCATTTCCCGTTTTAGCCACTCTGAGATGTTCTTAAAGACAATCTAAGTTTTGGCCACTGGGAGCAAATGTTTCAGGCCTTGCTCCTAAAAGGTTTTCCGTGTTATTTCAGCAAAATTGTCGCCGAGAAATCTTGGACATTGTTTAAACTGGGTCGTGGTGGTGGCCTGGGCTTTTGTTTTCCGCTTCCTGGCAACATTTGCAATTTATAGATTATTAATCTTGGGGCAAACACGAAAACTGTTCCCAATGCTTTGCTTTTGGCTCTGTTTTGTTCTGTTGTGTTGCGAACTGAAACTTTGGTGAAACTTTGCCATAAACCTGCACGAAACCCCAACCCTTTTCATTCTCTCTATGCACTTGAAAAAAATGTGTCATTAGTTTttacattttagttttttgttggataaaaaataaaattataaatgatttaaaggaactcattaaaaaatattttagccCTTAGATTAAAATTACAAATGGATTAGCTTGC is a genomic window of Drosophila suzukii chromosome 2L, CBGP_Dsuzu_IsoJpt1.0, whole genome shotgun sequence containing:
- the LOC108021268 gene encoding uncharacterized protein; its protein translation is MANNLITEEDQELQHKSGMDSPDLSPKTEYSTGSVINEIISKSLKSEEVPLAKQPSSRITFRALARLVMMLNSNLKKANKAEDVDYWRNLAETLGEANIRYKKVTDMQRRRIDTLEQDLRNLVNLARETQQLLAEIGAEKRVTQELGHGEHAD